From a single Arachis hypogaea cultivar Tifrunner chromosome 3, arahy.Tifrunner.gnm2.J5K5, whole genome shotgun sequence genomic region:
- the LOC140183510 gene encoding uncharacterized protein: MSYMEVREVEATESIESKTIRIEKHVQHSFKEDCLNFIGKFITEKEMNLKACRNAILGIWGNPVGLVISEIGRNMLLFSFKDKKKGKQALNGGSWSIKGYLLNLQEWMKGQSVFEVKNDFMDFWVQIHVVPLELLERDTTKVIGDMMGLVSEVEDPWRDTKLMRTFLRVKVALDVTEPLPTGFYLERDDLPNAWIHFKYERIQDHYCLNCGRLGHRAMEGKNQKVMAS, translated from the coding sequence ATGTCATATATGGAAGTCAGAGAAGTTGAAGCTACGGAGAGTATAGAAAGCAAAACAATCAGAATAGAAAAGCATGTACAACATAGCTTCAAGGAAGATTGTCTGAATTTCATTGGAAAATTCATAACTGAGAAAGAGATGAATTTGAAAGCTTGCAGGAATGCTATTTTGGGGATATGGGGCAATCCTGTGGGACTAGTTATCTCAGAAATTGGAAGAAATATGCTCCTGTTCAGTTTCAAAGACAAGAAAAAAGGCAAGCAGGCGCTTAACGGTGGGTCGTGGAGTATTAAAGGGTATTTGCTGAACCTACAAGAATGGATGAAGGGCCAGTCAGTATTTGAAGTCAAGAACGATTTTATGGATTTTTGGGTACAGATTCATGTGGTGCCTTTAGAGTTACTGGAAAGGGATACAACAAAAGTCATAGGAGACATGATGGGGTTAGTTTCAGAGGTGGAGGATCCATGGAGAGATACTAAACTGATGAGAACCTTCTTAAGAGTTAAGGTAGCTCTGGATGTTACTGAACCCCTCCCCACAGGGTTTTATCTTGAAAGAGACGATCTGCCGAATGCTTGGATCCACTTTAAATATGAAAGGATACAAGACCATTACTGTCTCAACTGTGGAAGATTGGGGCATAGAGCGATGGAAGGCAAGAATCAAAAAGTTATGGCAAGCTAG